The sequence below is a genomic window from Gopherus evgoodei ecotype Sinaloan lineage chromosome 9, rGopEvg1_v1.p, whole genome shotgun sequence.
GTCATCTGGCTTATTTCCACACTGAGTATCCTGTGTATGCTTTAacttattctttcttaaatacttACAAAAAGTAAAACAGTGTCTGGACGTACTTTTAAAATCCCTGGTTTGTAGTTCTGAGGGATGGAAATACGTACACCCTGTGTAGGTTTCATAAAAACTTTAGAAATCCAGTTATCTACTTCTGTTGGATTTATAAACCTTGTTTTAACGTAACATTAGGCTTAATCTACCTCTCATCAACTTTAAACTATGTATCCTGATCCTGTAACTCTCTTCTGCTAGCCTTACCCATGCGTCTGTGCGGAGCCAGTTGCAAGATCAGGTCCTTAAGCTGTCAATGTTAATATTACCCTAATTAAAAACTTGTGTGCAGAATGTAGTAGGCAGGTACCATTATTGTAGGATCTAATTCAGAAGAGCtagtaaaagaaaaggaaagacaaaacaaaaaagcctatTGCAGTTTATTTCCAGACAACACCAACAGATTGTAGGTGCCCATTTGAATGGATTTAATCTGAAGCAAATGTTTATTTAGAAAGTTACGCTGTCCATGAGAATCCTCTTGTTTTCAATGATGTCTTTGAGCCACTTTTCTCTAAACCGACACTGTCCTGGTCTagaaaaagaacagaacaaacaGTTCAAGAACAAAGATAGCAGTCATCTGGGAATCAGAGTGCAGTCCTTTGAAGTGGGCAAGCCTATCCCCTGGAAGAATGAGGCTTTGTAGGTCTGTGTAAATCCATCACTAATTAGTAGGCAGGAAATAGACACCCATGGAACATGGCCATGCTGGGATAAGGAACTATGCTAGTTCAGTGTGGTtcaagggctttttttttttctttgcttggtaGGATTTTAGTGTGGTTTCCCTGAGTCGCATGGACAGGAGTTTAAGAACTCAGCTGTAGCCAGCTCactttcctggctctgctgtaGCACTGTCCGAAAACTCGCTTGGGATATAAAAAGATAAATTTACGTAGATCTTGTTCAAATGCTGGTGGAGCTAGGTTGGGCTCCCAGTTTGTATAAGGCTGTGAATTGTTACTTGCATTTCACATACACGTCACGGATTAGACTCTTAGCCCTGCTTCACCCGTATTGTGCCAAAAAGGCCAGAAATAGCCTGGAACTCCCCCTGGGGGTAGCCCCAGCATTTACAGAGCCACCATAGTTGACTTATGTCACAACCACTCAGCCCTGGTGGAGGGTATGGCCAAAGCAcaacatcctcagctggtgtaagttagagcagccactAGCAGGGCAGGGCCAGACAGCATCAACCTGCTGGAACCGACTCCCTGACAGGCCCCACCCCACCATAGCTGAGTGTATCTGTACCCATTTTGAATACATCTGGACATACCTGAAATTAACCATGTTTTATGCAAAGTTGCTAGGGCCCCTCTAAACTGGTtcgttgcttaaaaaaaaaaaaatccagaacaaaATATACCTGTGAATGAGCCTATTTGACTCCAAAATGAAGAATACCTCAACCGGCAAGGTCTGCAATAgatgaaagtggggatagagatCAGATATTTACTAGAGTACAGGTAAAATAGGCATTTTTACCCATCACAATTCTCTCTTTAAATAGGCTGCATGGCTAGAACAATGTAATCCGTTATCTTATTCTAAGTCAGAGCAGAAGGTACTTGTTTACACACAATTCTAGGTCTCCTTCGAGCCAGGCAGCTCGACTTTACTCAGTCGCACAACAGAGTGGGAGATCTACTGGACAAACCACAAAATTGCAACTGAGTGAATAAGTAAAAAACATCAAAGAAAGTCAGATGGTTCAGTGTAAACGtcatttattttgacatttaGTTTTGTGATAGTTCTTCATAGTATTACAGCACATTTGCAAACACTAAGATGCATGAAAGACTGCATGCTACTGAGGTCGTAAGGTTACATTTTAGCAGCaaaggggagggaaggacaaAGAACTATACATTTTAGTGAGAGTCTTAGGTTGTATTCATATCCCAGGTTCCTTCCTGGAATATTTGTCTCCGCACACTATAGGATGTTTTCTCATTTTTCAGAGACAGATTCAAAACAGAATCTTGACAGGAATCAAGTACTGATCAACACACTTGTGCAGGTATGAACTTGGACAAATTTTGACCCCACATCTTACATACAGTACTATAATAATTTAATCTACCACTTTCTCATTCCACAGAGTAAGCAAAGCGAGACTTTTACTCTCACATTTCAAAGGGGAAAATGAGATGGTTGAATAATATTTTGAATACGTACAGGTGGTTTAATTTTGGAGATCTCGATGATGAAATAAATGCACGCTGTTGCTCGTGGAATGGGCTTCCTACATGTTGGGATGCTCCAGCGAACCCGGTAATGGTACCTCCTGCTGTACTTCAGTTCTTCTTCCTGGAGGTAGTCTGACCAGTGAAGCCAGCTTTCATGAAGCTCCCACGTCTGCTGAACATACACCACACTATAAGACTTCCACTCTCTAGTACAGATGACTTAAGGGAAGTGGGAAAAAAAGAGATTGAGTTGCTCTTGTTTAACTCTGCCACGCCAATCAAGATTATGGGGACATGGTAAAAAGGGAATGCTACTTTTAAACACTGCCTAATCACAATCATCTCAAGGACTTCCTTCTGCAGCATATTACTGGGGCAAATAGTTTTAACAAGATTCCTAGAAGATTCAATGTACACCGAGCAGCGTTTGCAATAACAGAAGGCAAGTTAAAGTTAGCTGTGTTGTCATTCTAATGCTTCTAAGCAAAAGCTTGATTGTAGAGTTCAGAAGGATTTTCTTCATTCAATAATGCATACAGTAGTTGACTAGAGCAacaaggagttcggtggcaccttaaagactaacagatttat
It includes:
- the AKAP14 gene encoding A-kinase anchor protein 14 isoform X2; translated protein: MIMDVGDDAAIKEKAHILIEDVIRDAKEYLRDLQEKEREAEYIIQNIQWTSCKDFTVERGQQQIEEYMSTWELHESWLHWSDYLQEEELKYSRRYHYRVRWSIPTCRKPIPRATACIYFIIEISKIKPPTLPVEVFFILESNRLIHRPGQCRFREKWLKDIIENKRILMDSVTF
- the AKAP14 gene encoding A-kinase anchor protein 14 isoform X1 is translated as MIMDVGDDAAIKEKAHILIEDVIRDAKEYLRDLQEKEREAEYIIQNIQWTSCKDFTVERGQQQIEEYMSQTWELHESWLHWSDYLQEEELKYSRRYHYRVRWSIPTCRKPIPRATACIYFIIEISKIKPPTLPVEVFFILESNRLIHRPGQCRFREKWLKDIIENKRILMDSVTF